The Candidatus Thorarchaeota archaeon DNA window AGTTCATTCTTCCTCTTCCCAAAACCAAGAACTAGCGCGAAGAAGAAGACTCCGATAACCAGCCAAGAGGTAAATGGCACACCAATCAAGAAGGTACCTGATATGGCCCTGATTACGAACCCGACAGCAATTGTGACTACGTCTACTACGGCATAATTGCTGAGAACCCGGTTGTAGGCTTGAGAATTGAAAAGGTATAGTAGAATGCAGAGGAAGAACATCCTGCTCAAGTAATATGCAAGAACAAGCCCTGAAGCAAGAAGTGCAATTGCTAGGACATACGATGCTGATTTCGATACTTCTCCAGACGGTAACGGTCTATTCTTCTTCTCCGGATGTGCTGCATCCTCCTCAATGTCCATGATATCATTGATGATGTAGGTACTGCTTGATACCGCACAAAGGAGAAGAAAGCCCATTATAAGCGGAGGATAGTTTGATAATCTGAAAATGGCTGGAACCGGTTCCCATGGCCACTCACTTGGAATCTCGACAAAAATGATGCCGAGAAAAACTAAGAGGTTTTTATACCACTGCTGTGGACGCATTAGTCGCAAATATCCCTTGGCTGACATATTTCTACCTCCAACTATTCTTCAGAATATTCCTTCCATATCTCGCCCCATTCGGTTTCTTCCAAA harbors:
- a CDS encoding decaprenyl-phosphate phosphoribosyltransferase, with translation MSAKGYLRLMRPQQWYKNLLVFLGIIFVEIPSEWPWEPVPAIFRLSNYPPLIMGFLLLCAVSSSTYIINDIMDIEEDAAHPEKKNRPLPSGEVSKSASYVLAIALLASGLVLAYYLSRMFFLCILLYLFNSQAYNRVLSNYAVVDVVTIAVGFVIRAISGTFLIGVPFTSWLVIGVFFFALVLGFGKRKNELQLLGEDAPEHKSVFTQYTDTMLDHGITISATWVVLFYALYTYENYQRVMADQPVMITVPIAASIILRYIYLLHTGSPVGRKPHLAIKDKGILVGAIIFGVVLLLTLFFWQPILGFFSELFPVPPDVPDVTDIP